In the Arachis ipaensis cultivar K30076 chromosome B10, Araip1.1, whole genome shotgun sequence genome, one interval contains:
- the LOC107621636 gene encoding uncharacterized protein LOC107621636 isoform X3 → MVEGCGIPWLIWIQFLVSFLLLFVLFCFTLDHTDDDEDGGATAAPATASTSTTRFHVHDINQIQNDKQVAEDDETSTVVVTSNLRHTQQGGENLDIKDDSVSCSSLKSEEENTDDNEDSSSPELFLHPCQYFQLATVAFLKCFGLDSTLDPSSTCRRRKRKES, encoded by the exons ATGGTAGAGGGATGTGGAATTCCATGGCTGATTTGGATTCAATTCttagtttcttttcttctccttttcgtTCTATTTTGCTTCACTCTAGATCACACcgatgatgatgaggatggcGGTGCCACCGCCGCGCCGGCCACCGCTTCTACTTCTACCACTAGGTTCCATGTCCATGATATTAACCAGATTCAAAATGACAAGCAGGTCGCCGAAGACGATGAAACATCCACCGTCGTAGTTACCTCCAATCTACGCCATACGCAG CAGGGCGGAGAGAACCTAGATATAAAGGATGACAGTGTATCATGTTCAAGCTTGAAAAGCGAAGAAGAAAATACAGATGACAATGAGGATTCATCATCACCTGAATTATTTTTACACCCTTGTCAGTATTTCCAGTTAGCCACAGTAGCTTTTCTCAAATGTTTCGGCCTAGATTCTACGCTTGACCCTTCTTCAACCTGTAGGcgtaggaaaagaaaagaaagttga
- the LOC107621636 gene encoding uncharacterized protein LOC107621636 isoform X1 — protein sequence MFGLGMVEGCGIPWLIWIQFLVSFLLLFVLFCFTLDHTDDDEDGGATAAPATASTSTTRFHVHDINQIQNDKQVAEDDETSTVVVTSNLRHTQQGGENLDIKDDSVSCSSLKSEEENTDDNEDSSSPELFLHPCQYFQLATVAFLKCFGLDSTLDPSSTCRRRKRKES from the exons ATGTTCGGTTTAGGGATGGTAGAGGGATGTGGAATTCCATGGCTGATTTGGATTCAATTCttagtttcttttcttctccttttcgtTCTATTTTGCTTCACTCTAGATCACACcgatgatgatgaggatggcGGTGCCACCGCCGCGCCGGCCACCGCTTCTACTTCTACCACTAGGTTCCATGTCCATGATATTAACCAGATTCAAAATGACAAGCAGGTCGCCGAAGACGATGAAACATCCACCGTCGTAGTTACCTCCAATCTACGCCATACGCAG CAGGGCGGAGAGAACCTAGATATAAAGGATGACAGTGTATCATGTTCAAGCTTGAAAAGCGAAGAAGAAAATACAGATGACAATGAGGATTCATCATCACCTGAATTATTTTTACACCCTTGTCAGTATTTCCAGTTAGCCACAGTAGCTTTTCTCAAATGTTTCGGCCTAGATTCTACGCTTGACCCTTCTTCAACCTGTAGGcgtaggaaaagaaaagaaagttga
- the LOC107621636 gene encoding uncharacterized protein LOC107621636 isoform X2: MFGLGMVEGCGIPWLIWIQFLVSFLLLFVLFCFTLDHTDDDEDGGATAAPATASTSTTRFHVHDINQIQNDKQVAEDDETSTVVVTSNLRHTQGGENLDIKDDSVSCSSLKSEEENTDDNEDSSSPELFLHPCQYFQLATVAFLKCFGLDSTLDPSSTCRRRKRKES; the protein is encoded by the exons ATGTTCGGTTTAGGGATGGTAGAGGGATGTGGAATTCCATGGCTGATTTGGATTCAATTCttagtttcttttcttctccttttcgtTCTATTTTGCTTCACTCTAGATCACACcgatgatgatgaggatggcGGTGCCACCGCCGCGCCGGCCACCGCTTCTACTTCTACCACTAGGTTCCATGTCCATGATATTAACCAGATTCAAAATGACAAGCAGGTCGCCGAAGACGATGAAACATCCACCGTCGTAGTTACCTCCAATCTACGCCATACGCAG GGCGGAGAGAACCTAGATATAAAGGATGACAGTGTATCATGTTCAAGCTTGAAAAGCGAAGAAGAAAATACAGATGACAATGAGGATTCATCATCACCTGAATTATTTTTACACCCTTGTCAGTATTTCCAGTTAGCCACAGTAGCTTTTCTCAAATGTTTCGGCCTAGATTCTACGCTTGACCCTTCTTCAACCTGTAGGcgtaggaaaagaaaagaaagttga